One region of Eremothecium gossypii ATCC 10895 chromosome II, complete sequence genomic DNA includes:
- the CTF18 gene encoding Ctf18p (Syntenic homolog of Saccharomyces cerevisiae YMR078C (CTF18)), giving the protein MRAGARSDRGCGDGEDAVAVGPPGLAAGSLGAGGLFGGGSGDEQEHSGAAAAAQERYFVSSSGQVGVLREQAAMERQTVEWTADESYGVDINALLDRIEGAAEGAQRAARAPGRVPQALWAEKWRPQRFVDLVGNESNNRKVMRWLRQWSALVFGEALPGRASANAAAEQPEDPLQRPQKRILLLHGPPGIGKTSVAHVLARQAGYAVMELNASDERGGTRLREKVRNCLFNDTFNSQPVCLVADEIDGSAENGLIRTLVDIVNADARATSELLGRLEHGKRKRARHKYSGKVLVRPIVAICNNVYARALEDLRPHCQIVAFRPPGELALLERLELVCEKEGVPADKKTLKQMAELSQGDIRNALNNLQFMSVTDGTGSPASGRRKDTGVPWFKLCNKLFRNNPHAESRAQFQELLSEVELSSSYEKVADGCFQLYPAVKFSDMRLQKPGAISDWLYFFDRMSASLYEHNGELLRYCPMAIMEFFVLFSDIANRQDQVIKSMEYEVREKGRRHSAMVAATRKGMHPDSQIFTSTEALLLETLPYLDIMLSPDLTAIHDQLTRQKIMDNIVPLLHQFGLQLHHIKDTDYRNLLAIQPPFNELVALDPKRSRETASKRPHVLNILLAKLEEEKAKKRTVRKVRHAEEDLEVLRRNTPATPADFFKNQYTRLNAANVPVVPAAAPGAPPASTAEGPVRRGASPPEPELKIWVKYKEGFSNAVRKNVKWGTLWQ; this is encoded by the coding sequence ATGCGAGCAGGCGCGAGGAGTGACCGCGGATGCGGCGACGGTGAGGATGCGGTGGCGGTGGGGCCGCCGGGACTGGCGGCGGGATCTCTGGGAGCGGGCGGGCTTTTCGGCGGCGGAAGCGGCGACGAGCAGGAGCAcagcggcgcggcggcggcggcgcaggagCGGTACTTCgtgagcagcagcgggcaggtgggcgtgctgcgcgagcaggCGGCGATGGAGCGGCAGACGGTGGAGTGGACTGCGGACGAGTCATACGGGGTGGACATCAACGCGCTGCTAGACCGCATcgagggcgcggcggagggcgcgcagcgcgcggcgcgcgcgccggggCGGGTGCCGCAGGCGCTGTGGGCGGAGAAGTGGCGGCCACAGCGGTTTGTGGATCTGGTGGGGAACGAGAGCAATAACCGGAAGGTGATGCGGTGGCTGCGGCAGTGGTCGGCGCTGGTGTTCGGCGAGGCGCTGCCGGGCAGGGCGAGCGCGaacgcggcggcggagcagCCGGAGGACCCGCTGCAGCGACCGCAGAAGCGGattctgctgctgcacggACCGCCGGGCATCGGGAAGACGTCTGTGGCGCACGTGCTCGCGCGGCAGGCGGGGTACGCGGTGATGGAGCTGAATGCGAGCGAtgagcgcggcggcacgcGGCTGCGCGAGAAGGTGCGCAACTGCCTCTTCAACGACACGTTCAACAGCCAGCCGGTGTGCCTGGTTGCGGACGAGATAGACGGCAGCGCGGAGAACGGGCTGATACGGACTTTGGTTGACATTGTGAACGCCGATGCGCGCGCGACGTCGGAGCTACTGGGCCGCCTGGAGCACGGCAAGCGCAAGCGCGCACGGCACAAGTACTCTGGCAAGGTCCTCGTAAGGCCGATCGTTGCTATCTGCAACAACGTGtacgcgcgcgcgctggaggATCTGCGCCCCCACTGCCAGATTGTTGCCTTCCGGCCGCCGGgcgagctggcgctgctggagcggCTAGAGCTGGTGTGCGAGAAGGAGGGCGTGCCGGCCGACAAGAAGACGCTGAAACAGATGGCTGAGCTGTCACAGGGCGACATCAGAAACGCCCTGAACAACCTACAGTTCATGTCCGTGACGGACGGTACGGGTAGTCCCGCGTCCGGGCGGAGAAAGGACACCGGTGTGCCGTGGTTCAAGCTGTGCAACAAGCTGTTCAGGAACAACCCGCACGCGGAGAGCAGGGCGCAGTTCCAGGAGCTACTGTCCGAGGTGGAGCTCAGCTCCAGCTACGAGAAGGTCGCAGACGGTTGTTTCCAGCTCTATCCCGCGGTTAAGTTCTCCGACATGCGGCTCCAAAAGCCGGGGGCCATCTCCGACTGGCTCTATTTCTTTGACCGCATGTCAGCTTCTCTCTACGAACATAATGGAGAGCTGCTTCGCTACTGTCCGATGGCAATTATGGAGTTCTTCGTGCTCTTCAGCGACATAGCCAATCGCCAGGACCAGGTCATCAAGAGTATGGAGTACGAGGTACGGGAAAAGGGTCGCAGGCACAGCGCCATGGTCGCGGCAACCCGTAAGGGCATGCATCCGGACTCCCAGATATTCACGTCTACAGAGGCACTGCTCCTCGAGACACTCCCCTATTTGGACATCATGCTCTCGCCCGATCTCACCGCAATTCACGATCAGCTCACTAGGCAGAAAATCATGGACAACATTGTGCCTTTACTGCACCAATTTGGcctgcagctgcaccaTATCAAAGACACCGACTACAGGAATTTGCTCGCAATCCAGCCTCCGTTTAACGAGCTCGTAGCGCTGGACCCAAAGCGAAGCAGAGAAACCGCCTCCAAGCGACCGCACGTCCTCAACATCCTCCTCGCAAAACTAGAGGAGGAAAAGGCGAAAAAAAGAACGGTACGCAAAGTCCGACATGCCGAGGAGGACCTCGAAGTCCTCCGGAGGAACACGCCGGCAACCCCAGCAGACTTTTTCAAGAACCAGTACACGCGGCTCAACGCGGCCAACGTTCCTGTCGTTCCCGCCGCAGCCCCCGGCGCGCCCCCGGCGTCTACTGCAGAGGGCCCTGTGCGACGGGGCGCATCACCACCTGAACCCGAGCTCAAGATCTGGGTCAAGTACAAAGAGGGCTTTTCTAATGCCGTGCGCAAGAATGTGAAGTGGGGCACTCTGTGGCAATAG
- a CDS encoding SEC14 family lipid-binding protein (Syntenic homolog of Saccharomyces cerevisiae YMR079W (SEC14) and YKL091C; 1-intron), producing MPTEEELLASYPSKCAAGSLAGTPGNLTSEHEAALEELRKVLKQAGFTKRLDDSTLLRFLRARKFDVAAARAMFENCEKWRKENGVDTIFEDFHYEEKPLVAKFYPQYYHKTDKDGRPVYIEELGAVNLTEMYKITTQERMLKNLIWEYESFSRYRLPASSRQADCLVETSCTILDLKGISISAAAQVLSYVREASNIGQNYYPERMGKFYMINAPFGFSAAFRLFKPFLDPVTVSKIFILGSSYQKELLKQIPAENLPVKFGGQSDVSEAEGGLYLSDIGPWRNPKYIGPEGEAPKAFSMSPKPESA from the exons ATGCCTACT GAAGAAGAACTTTTGGCATCATACCCCAGCAAGTGCGCGGCGGGGTCGCTCGCCGGGACGCCCGGGAACCTGACGAGCGAGCACGAGgcggcgctggaggagctgcgcaAGGTGCTGAAGCAGGCCGGATTCACCAAGCGTCTGGACGACTCGACGCTTTTGCGGTTTCTGCGGGCGCGCAAGTTCGACGTggcggctgcgcgggcAATGTTTGAGAACTGCGAGAAGTGGCGTAAGGAAAACGGCGTGGACACGATCTTCGAGGACTTCCACTACGAGGAAAAGCCGTTGGTGGCCAAGTTCTACCCGCAGTACTACCACAAGACGGACAAGGACGGGAGGCCGGTGTACATCGAGGAGCTGGGCGCGGTGAACCTGACGGAGATGTACAAGATCACGACGCAGGAGCGCATGCTGAAGAACTTGATATGGGAGTACGAGTCCTTCTCGCGGTACCGCTTGCCGGCCAGCTCCAGACAGGCCGACTGCCTCGTCGAGACGTCCTGCACCATCCTAGACCTCAAGGGCATCTCCATCTCCGCAGCCGCGCAGGTGCTCAGCTACGTGCGCGAGGCCTCGAACATCGGCCAGAACTACTACCCCGAGCGCATGGGCAAGTTCTACATGATCAACGCGCCATTCGGCTTCTCCGCCGCATTCCGCCTGTTCAAGCCGTTCCTGGACCCTGTCACCGTCTCCAAGATTTTCATCCTGGGCTCGTCCTACCAGAAGGAGCTCTTGAAGCAGATCCCTGCAGAGAACCTGCCCGTCAAGTTCGGGGGCCAGTCCGACGTCAGCGAGGCCGAGGGCGGCCTCTACCTATCCGACATTGGGCCGTGGAGGAACCCCAAGTACATCGGGCCCGAGGGCGAGGCTCCGAAGGCCTTCTCCATGTCCCCCAAGCCGGAATCTGCCTGA
- the YAP3 gene encoding Yap3p (Syntenic homolog of Saccharomyces cerevisiae YHL009C (YAP3)) — protein sequence MRPEEQQHYFYNTGPDIRDPLGVPAALMHTEPGIRWPPQAEEHGMQAQVLSFNDGMCNYPMGAPPETAGYPQDVTPSTGSSSTPPGSSLGSQNHRQFVSPYSQDGMLDSLDLIEKKKAQNRAAQKAFRERKEARLRELEQKLKESEQNRDALFREVEQLKRENQVINNENRMLLQRTTNNPSAGAAEGPEKFTFPAKDTAISDPTEGGQKQGIQYFAGGKKLLTVPATWEYLHKISLQRDIDVYYIMQLLKGAEVCHGFGPAYPRELIDSLVGECLNEDRKS from the coding sequence ATGAGGCCTGAAGAGCAACAGCACTATTTCTATAACACAGGGCCCGACATCAGGGACCCGCTAGGCGTACCGGCGGCGCTGATGCACACTGAGCCCGGTATTAGGTGGCCGCCGCAGGCGGAGGAGCACGGAATGCAGGCCCAGGTCCTGAGCTTCAACGACGGCATGTGCAACTACCCGATGGGCGCGCCGCCCGAGACGGCGGGCTACCCGCAGGACGTGACCCCGAGTACAGGGTCGTCGTCGACACCGCCAGGGAGCAGCTTGGGCAGCCAGAATCACCGGCAGTTCGTGTCGCCCTACAGCCAGGACGGGATGCTTGATAGCCTGGACCTCATagagaagaagaaggcgcAGAACCGGGCCGCGCAGAAGGCCTTCCGCGAACGCAAGGAGGCTCGCTTACGCGAGCTGGAGCAAAAGCTCAAGGAGAGCGAGCAGAACCGCGACGCACTGTTCCGTGAGGTGGAGCAGCTTAAGCGCGAAAACCAGGTGATCAACAACGAGAACCGCATGCTGTTGCAGCGCACTACCAACAACCCGTCTGCTGGCGCAGCGGAGGGGCCGGAAAAGTTTACATTTCCCGCGAAGGACACAGCTATCTCAGACCCCACTGAGGGCGGCCAGAAGCAGGGCATCCAGTACTTTGCGGGGGGCAAGAAGCTACTGACGGTGCCCGCGACTTGGGAGTACTTGCACAAGATATCGCTGCAGCGCGATATCGATGTGTACTATATCATGCAGCTGTTAAAGGGTGCCGAAGTATGCCATGGGTTTGGCCCTGCATATCCCAGAGAGCTCATAGACTCGCTGGTCGGAGAATGCCTGAATGAAGACAGGAAATCCTGA